In the Muricauda sp. MAR_2010_75 genome, one interval contains:
- a CDS encoding PQQ-binding-like beta-propeller repeat protein, giving the protein MKTFRFFLLLPLGLFFFGCELSEEQPKKDYTTWSSYLGGPDRNHYSTLSQINKENVKNLKLAWSYSTRDSGQMQMNPIVVDTIMYGVTAALRAVAIHAGTGKELWRFGDSLRLNLSTSRGVSYWSKDDDKRILYTAGPNLYAINALTGKPISTFGDNGKIDLHTGMPNSAKNKFLISNTPGTIYKDLIIMPIRLGEDVGSAPGNVMAFNVITGDVEWVFHTIPHPNEQGYDTWKNKNAYKSDIVGAANNWSGMTLDEETGIIYIPTGSASPDFYGGKRNGSNLFANTLLALNAKTGERIWHFQLVHHDIWDRDLPAPPNLITVKRDGKKIKAVAQVTKQGYVYVFDRATGEPLFDIEEVPVPASTLNGEEAWPTQPIPVKPKPFARLAKDLTEADISPYAENKEELQEIIRNMDKREFAPPSLEPNVLFPGLDGAAEWGGTGADPEDGIIYVNSNEIPWYLQMVENEEIAEDTSLGEIVYNRYCVICHQKDRKGMASSGYPSLINIKESKTKMEVSELIANGKGMMTGFPQIPEDEKEALLQFLFDEKSEAVAEGTSQGYPLPYKFKGYSRFQDNKGFPAISPPWGTMHAIDLNSGDFLWSITLGDMPEVRAEDDPITGSANYGGPVVTENGLLFIAGTVDGHLRAFDKNTGALLWKYKLPAPAFATPAMYEVDGKQYIAIACGGEKLGTKPGDQIVAFALE; this is encoded by the coding sequence TTGAAAACGTTCCGATTTTTCCTATTGCTACCCCTAGGGCTATTTTTTTTTGGTTGTGAACTCTCAGAGGAGCAACCCAAAAAAGACTATACCACTTGGTCATCCTATCTGGGTGGTCCGGACCGAAACCACTACTCCACTTTGTCACAAATCAATAAGGAGAACGTAAAAAACCTTAAACTGGCATGGTCCTATTCCACGAGGGATAGCGGTCAAATGCAAATGAACCCCATTGTGGTTGATACCATCATGTACGGCGTTACCGCAGCACTTCGGGCCGTGGCCATCCATGCGGGAACTGGAAAAGAGTTATGGCGCTTCGGCGATTCCCTTCGGCTGAATTTATCCACCAGTAGGGGCGTTTCCTATTGGTCCAAAGACGATGACAAGCGAATTCTGTACACGGCCGGACCCAATCTGTATGCCATCAATGCCTTAACGGGCAAACCCATTTCCACTTTTGGTGATAACGGAAAAATTGACCTTCATACCGGCATGCCCAATTCGGCCAAAAATAAGTTTTTGATTTCCAACACCCCCGGAACCATTTACAAGGACCTAATTATTATGCCTATTCGCTTGGGTGAGGATGTAGGCTCTGCCCCGGGGAATGTTATGGCCTTTAATGTCATCACAGGTGATGTGGAATGGGTTTTTCACACAATCCCACATCCCAATGAACAAGGCTATGACACATGGAAAAACAAAAATGCATACAAAAGTGATATCGTTGGGGCGGCCAACAATTGGTCTGGAATGACCCTTGATGAAGAAACAGGAATAATTTATATTCCAACAGGTTCTGCTTCTCCAGATTTTTATGGAGGAAAACGAAATGGCTCCAACTTATTTGCCAATACCTTGTTGGCCTTAAATGCCAAGACTGGTGAGCGAATTTGGCATTTTCAATTGGTTCATCACGACATTTGGGACCGGGACCTCCCTGCTCCACCCAACCTCATTACTGTTAAAAGGGATGGAAAGAAGATAAAGGCCGTGGCCCAAGTTACCAAGCAAGGCTATGTTTATGTATTTGATCGCGCTACGGGTGAACCGCTTTTTGATATTGAGGAAGTTCCTGTCCCTGCTTCCACTTTGAATGGTGAGGAAGCATGGCCCACCCAACCCATTCCCGTAAAACCGAAGCCTTTTGCCAGATTGGCCAAAGATTTAACAGAGGCTGATATAAGTCCGTATGCGGAAAATAAAGAAGAACTTCAAGAGATCATACGCAATATGGATAAACGGGAATTTGCTCCTCCTAGCTTGGAACCCAATGTACTTTTTCCCGGGCTTGATGGTGCCGCAGAATGGGGAGGTACTGGTGCCGACCCAGAGGACGGTATCATTTATGTGAATTCCAATGAGATTCCATGGTACCTTCAGATGGTAGAAAATGAAGAAATAGCTGAAGATACGTCCTTGGGTGAAATCGTTTATAACAGGTACTGTGTGATCTGCCATCAGAAAGACCGAAAAGGAATGGCTTCCAGCGGTTATCCTTCCCTTATCAATATAAAAGAATCTAAGACCAAAATGGAAGTTTCCGAATTGATTGCCAACGGAAAAGGAATGATGACCGGGTTTCCTCAGATTCCCGAGGATGAAAAAGAGGCCTTGCTTCAATTTCTTTTTGATGAAAAAAGTGAGGCTGTCGCTGAAGGAACTTCACAAGGATACCCCTTGCCATATAAATTTAAAGGGTATTCCCGATTTCAGGACAATAAAGGTTTTCCGGCAATAAGCCCGCCTTGGGGAACCATGCATGCCATAGATTTGAATTCGGGTGACTTTTTATGGTCCATTACCTTGGGTGATATGCCCGAAGTAAGAGCAGAGGATGACCCCATTACGGGAAGTGCCAACTACGGAGGCCCTGTGGTCACTGAAAATGGACTCCTATTCATTGCTGGGACTGTGGATGGCCATTTAAGGGCTTTTGATAAAAATACCGGAGCATTACTTTGGAAATATAAATTACCTGCTCCCGCCTTTGCCACGCCTGCCATGTATGAGGTTGACGGCAAACAGTACATCGCCATTGCCTGTGGCGGTGAAAAATTGGGCACAAAACCGGGTGATCAAATTGTGGCATTTGCGTTGGAATAA
- a CDS encoding energy transducer TonB, whose amino-acid sequence MELKKNPNLELKRNNSLYFFIGMAVILLLAYLALEWKTYYPVSEWEIGQIDPKVLSEEEPPITIQKLKTPLPKIQTPPVIEIVPDDPDIIDTPIKSTESDPNTEIPSIDDIEVAKTDEPEIVPWITIENAPVFPGCEVISDEDGKKACFQQMMQKHIQKHFQYPEPAQEMGLQGRVNIIFTIQKDGSIGDVKMRGPHEILETEAARIISKLPKMIPGKQRGTPVKVPFSIPITFKLQ is encoded by the coding sequence ATGGAACTCAAGAAAAATCCAAATCTGGAATTGAAACGGAACAACTCCCTTTATTTTTTTATTGGGATGGCGGTAATATTGCTCCTAGCCTATTTGGCTTTGGAATGGAAAACCTACTATCCAGTTTCAGAATGGGAAATTGGACAGATAGATCCTAAGGTATTGTCTGAAGAAGAACCTCCCATTACCATTCAAAAACTGAAGACCCCACTACCAAAAATCCAAACGCCACCAGTGATTGAAATCGTGCCCGATGACCCTGACATTATTGATACACCCATTAAATCAACAGAATCAGACCCAAATACTGAAATCCCATCGATTGATGATATAGAAGTTGCCAAGACGGATGAACCTGAGATAGTACCATGGATAACCATTGAAAACGCTCCTGTTTTTCCGGGGTGTGAGGTCATCTCCGATGAAGATGGAAAGAAAGCATGTTTTCAGCAGATGATGCAGAAACATATCCAAAAACACTTCCAATACCCTGAGCCAGCCCAAGAAATGGGCTTACAAGGTAGGGTCAATATAATTTTCACCATTCAAAAGGATGGTAGCATAGGTGATGTAAAAATGCGAGGACCCCATGAAATTTTGGAGACCGAAGCCGCTCGAATCATCTCCAAATTGCCCAAAATGATCCCTGGAAAGCAACGTGGAACACCTGTAAAAGTACCTTTTTCCATTCCTATTACTTTTAAGTTACAGTAA
- a CDS encoding serine hydrolase yields MKTKHFNKLLLALAFLAYINLPAQQLEKVNSEDVGLSSERLNLLTETFQDYVDNEKLSGAVVLVARKGKVAYFESFGKNDVENNVPMAKNSIFRIASQTKAIVSVGAMILQERGKLLITDPVGKYLPAFMKTKVAVAKDDGSYDIVDAERPITIRDLLTHTSGVSYGNGIAKDLWEEANIQGWYFADRDEPIQATVNRMAELPFESQPREKFVYGYNTDILGALIEVASGEPLDVFLKKNILDPIGMTDTHFYLPKDKRERLATVYSTTENGLERAPNPGGMVGQGAYVDGPRKSFSGGAGFLSTAMDYAKFLQMMLNKGEFNGNRIISRKTVELMTTNHLPFPLNEGQGFGLGFSTVEDLGLRGTLGSKGEFAWGGAYHSTYWADPKEEMLVVYFTQLIPARNIDDHGKLRALVYQAITD; encoded by the coding sequence ATGAAAACAAAACACTTCAACAAACTTCTACTTGCACTTGCCTTTTTGGCCTACATCAATCTTCCTGCCCAGCAGTTGGAAAAAGTTAATTCGGAAGATGTCGGCCTATCTTCGGAACGACTGAACCTACTTACCGAAACTTTTCAGGATTACGTGGATAATGAAAAACTTTCAGGAGCCGTTGTTCTTGTGGCCCGAAAAGGAAAAGTCGCCTATTTTGAATCCTTTGGAAAGAATGATGTGGAAAACAATGTACCAATGGCAAAGAATTCCATCTTTCGGATTGCTTCGCAGACCAAGGCCATTGTAAGTGTTGGGGCAATGATTCTCCAAGAAAGGGGCAAGCTGCTCATCACCGACCCCGTCGGAAAATATTTGCCCGCTTTTATGAAAACTAAGGTTGCTGTGGCAAAAGATGACGGTTCCTATGACATTGTTGATGCTGAACGACCTATAACTATTCGTGATTTGCTCACCCATACCTCTGGGGTTTCCTATGGCAACGGTATTGCCAAGGACCTGTGGGAAGAAGCCAACATCCAAGGTTGGTATTTTGCGGACAGGGACGAGCCCATTCAGGCTACCGTAAACCGCATGGCGGAACTTCCGTTTGAGTCACAACCCAGAGAAAAATTTGTTTATGGCTATAACACGGATATTCTCGGGGCATTGATTGAAGTGGCTTCGGGTGAACCTTTGGATGTCTTTCTTAAAAAGAACATCCTTGACCCCATTGGCATGACCGATACCCATTTCTATCTACCAAAAGATAAAAGAGAACGTTTGGCCACGGTGTATTCCACCACTGAAAATGGACTGGAACGCGCTCCCAATCCCGGTGGCATGGTTGGCCAAGGTGCTTATGTGGATGGGCCACGTAAAAGCTTCTCGGGGGGTGCCGGGTTTTTAAGTACGGCAATGGATTACGCCAAATTCTTGCAAATGATGCTCAACAAAGGAGAATTTAATGGTAATCGCATTATTTCACGAAAAACTGTGGAATTGATGACGACAAACCACCTGCCTTTTCCACTGAACGAAGGACAGGGCTTTGGATTGGGTTTTTCCACAGTGGAAGATTTGGGACTTCGTGGAACTTTGGGTTCCAAAGGTGAATTTGCTTGGGGCGGTGCCTACCATTCCACCTATTGGGCCGACCCCAAAGAGGAAATGCTGGTAGTGTATTTCACCCAATTGATTCCGGCGCGAAACATTGACGACCATGGTAAATTACGGGCTTTGGTATACCAAGCAATAACTGACTAA
- a CDS encoding zinc-dependent alcohol dehydrogenase family protein → MKALVYENFEGALRIQSVPDPTPSDYGVVVKVEATGLCLSDWHGWMGHDPDIKLPHVPGHELAGTVAAIGKNVVNFNIGDRVTVPFVCGCGTCGECKSGNHQVCDHQSQPGFTHWGSFAEYVALDYADTNLVKIPDEITYETAAILGCRFITAFRAVVEQGKVTGGQYVAVHGCGGVGLSAIMIANALGAHVIAVDINENTLSLAKALGAMDTINAQKSADVVAEIKALTFGGAHVSLDALGNPTTCFNSIANLKKRGKHVQVGLMAGDHKHPKIPMDMVIANELEILGSHGMQAFKYPEMLKMIQLGKLQPQKLIERTISLENAITALPNMHKFENKGVLVINSF, encoded by the coding sequence ATGAAAGCTTTAGTGTACGAAAACTTTGAAGGTGCCTTGCGCATTCAATCCGTGCCTGATCCCACACCCAGTGATTATGGTGTGGTGGTAAAAGTGGAAGCTACGGGACTCTGCTTAAGCGATTGGCACGGCTGGATGGGCCATGACCCCGACATTAAACTCCCCCATGTTCCCGGTCACGAGTTGGCGGGCACTGTGGCTGCCATCGGAAAAAATGTGGTGAACTTTAACATTGGAGACCGTGTTACCGTACCTTTTGTCTGCGGTTGTGGCACCTGTGGTGAATGCAAATCGGGCAACCACCAGGTGTGCGACCATCAATCCCAACCGGGTTTTACCCACTGGGGTTCCTTTGCCGAATATGTGGCCTTGGATTATGCCGACACCAATTTGGTGAAAATTCCCGACGAAATCACTTATGAAACTGCCGCTATTTTAGGCTGCCGATTTATAACTGCGTTTCGAGCTGTTGTGGAACAGGGCAAGGTCACTGGCGGACAATATGTGGCCGTGCACGGTTGTGGTGGCGTTGGACTTTCGGCCATTATGATTGCGAATGCGCTGGGAGCACATGTTATCGCGGTTGACATCAATGAAAATACCTTATCCCTTGCCAAAGCATTGGGAGCCATGGACACCATCAATGCCCAAAAAAGTGCTGATGTTGTTGCGGAGATAAAAGCATTGACCTTTGGTGGCGCACATGTATCGCTTGATGCCTTGGGAAATCCAACCACCTGCTTCAACTCCATTGCCAATCTTAAAAAAAGGGGCAAACATGTTCAGGTGGGGTTAATGGCAGGAGACCATAAACACCCAAAAATTCCTATGGATATGGTCATCGCCAATGAACTGGAAATTCTCGGAAGCCATGGCATGCAAGCTTTTAAATACCCAGAAATGCTAAAAATGATTCAACTGGGGAAACTCCAACCACAAAAATTGATAGAAAGAACCATCTCTCTGGAGAATGCCATCACTGCGCTTCCAAATATGCATAAATTTGAAAATAAAGGTGTACTGGTCATCAATTCATTTTAA
- a CDS encoding deoxynucleoside kinase — translation MHIAVAGNIGAGKTTLTNLLAKHYKWEAHFEDVVDNPYLDDFYTQMARWSFNLQIYFLNSRYRQILKIRETGKNVIQDRTIYEDAHIFAPNLHAMGLMTNRDYENYKGLFELMESLVQPPDLLIYLRSSIPNLVNQIHKRGRDYENSISIDYLSRLNERYEAWANTYEKGKLLIFDVDDINFVDEPEDLGKVINRIDAEIHGLFE, via the coding sequence ATGCATATTGCGGTAGCAGGAAACATTGGCGCCGGAAAGACCACCCTGACCAACTTATTGGCAAAGCATTACAAATGGGAAGCCCATTTTGAAGATGTAGTGGACAATCCGTATTTGGATGATTTCTATACCCAGATGGCACGTTGGAGTTTCAACTTGCAGATCTACTTTTTGAACAGCCGCTATCGCCAAATCCTAAAAATCAGGGAAACGGGGAAGAATGTGATCCAGGATCGGACCATTTACGAGGATGCCCACATCTTTGCCCCCAACCTGCACGCCATGGGGTTGATGACCAACCGCGATTACGAAAATTACAAAGGGCTGTTTGAATTGATGGAAAGTTTGGTGCAACCGCCAGATCTCTTGATCTATTTGCGCAGTTCCATTCCCAATTTGGTGAACCAAATCCACAAGCGGGGGCGGGATTATGAAAATTCTATCTCCATTGACTACCTCAGCCGGTTGAACGAACGCTACGAAGCATGGGCCAACACTTATGAAAAGGGCAAGTTGCTAATCTTTGACGTGGATGACATCAATTTTGTGGATGAACCGGAAGATTTGGGCAAAGTGATCAACCGTATTGATGCGGAGATTCACGGGTTGTTTGAGTAA
- the metK gene encoding methionine adenosyltransferase, with translation MAYLFTSESVSEGHPDKIADQISDALLDNFLAFDPDSKVACETLVTTGQVVLAGEVKSHTYVDLQSIARDVINQIGYTKGEYKFSGDSCGVISLIHEQSQEINQGVDRGSKEEQGAGDQGMMFGYATKETDNYMPLALDISHKILQVLAELRRQGDKISYLRPDAKAQVTIEYSDDNIPQRIDTIVVSTQHDEFDGDDAMLAKIKKDVIEILIPEVTKLLPESIQKLFNDKIKYHINPTGKFVIGGPHGDTGLTGRKIIVDTYGGKGAHGGGAFSGKDPSKVDRSAAYAARHIAKNLVAAGVADEILVQVSYAIGVVEPTSLFVETYGTSNVGMSDGEIARKASELFDMRPFAIEDRLKLRNPIYLETAAYGHLGKEPQTVTKVFESPYNGRIRKEVELFTWEKLDMVDQVKEAFGL, from the coding sequence ATGGCATATTTGTTTACTTCAGAGTCCGTTAGTGAAGGACACCCGGATAAAATTGCGGATCAGATCAGTGATGCGCTTTTGGATAATTTTTTGGCCTTTGACCCAGATAGCAAAGTGGCTTGTGAAACCTTGGTCACCACGGGTCAAGTGGTGCTGGCGGGTGAGGTGAAGAGCCATACCTATGTGGATTTACAAAGCATTGCCCGTGATGTGATCAATCAAATTGGTTACACAAAAGGGGAATATAAATTCAGTGGTGATTCCTGCGGGGTGATTTCATTGATTCATGAACAATCACAAGAAATCAACCAAGGTGTAGATCGGGGCAGCAAGGAGGAACAGGGCGCAGGTGATCAGGGGATGATGTTCGGGTACGCCACTAAGGAAACCGATAACTATATGCCTTTGGCCTTGGATATTTCGCACAAAATTCTTCAGGTGTTGGCCGAGTTGCGAAGACAAGGTGATAAAATAAGCTATTTACGTCCCGATGCCAAAGCGCAGGTCACCATAGAATATTCCGATGATAACATTCCGCAGCGAATTGACACTATAGTGGTATCAACACAGCATGATGAATTTGACGGTGATGATGCCATGTTGGCCAAAATCAAAAAGGATGTAATTGAAATTTTGATTCCTGAAGTGACAAAATTGTTGCCCGAAAGCATTCAGAAACTTTTTAATGATAAGATAAAATACCATATCAATCCCACCGGAAAATTTGTAATCGGTGGTCCTCATGGGGATACGGGTCTAACAGGTCGAAAGATTATTGTGGACACCTACGGTGGAAAAGGAGCCCACGGTGGTGGTGCTTTCAGTGGTAAAGACCCTAGCAAAGTAGACCGAAGCGCTGCCTATGCCGCACGGCATATAGCCAAAAATTTAGTGGCAGCCGGGGTCGCTGATGAGATTTTGGTGCAGGTGAGTTATGCCATTGGTGTGGTGGAACCCACGTCCCTTTTTGTAGAAACTTATGGCACATCAAATGTGGGGATGTCCGATGGTGAAATCGCGAGAAAAGCTTCCGAACTTTTTGATATGCGGCCTTTTGCCATTGAAGATCGGTTAAAGCTTCGCAATCCTATTTATTTGGAAACTGCAGCCTACGGCCATTTGGGAAAAGAACCGCAAACGGTGACCAAGGTATTCGAATCACCCTATAATGGAAGAATCCGGAAAGAAGTGGAACTGTTCACTTGGGAAAAACTGGATATGGTGGACCAAGTGAAAGAGGCATTCGGACTTTAA
- a CDS encoding CocE/NonD family hydrolase, which produces MKTSVRILFLGLCLSFVVLSCKKVTKTEVAVVDTYVADHYTKQEVDIEMRDGIKLHTTIYSPKDTSQEYPIIMQRTPYSSQPYGEGNFRPQIGPNENLMKEGNIIVYQDVRGRWLSEGHYENMRAYIPNKTSDDQVDESSDTYDTIEWLVNNVENNNGRVGVWGISYPGFYATYATVDAHPALKAASPQACIGDFFFDDFHHNGAYLLSYFRATSLFGTPRPNGDQPIDTAWYVLPELPTEDQYQFFLDAGPLKNLDYFYEYETADTPKMRPEGVTDDFFWNELKEHPNYDELWQSRGLIQHLKDVKSSVATMIVGGWFDAEDLYGPLETYKNIEKYNDGNYNTMVFGPWDHGRWSQRDGRSLVGNYYFGDSIAEFFQDNIETKFFNHFLKGDGDMNSGLPEAYVFDTGKKEWKKYNTWPPANMAKQTMYLSENQELTSEQKGVEAIQFISDIKKPVPYSEDVKTVFTPRKYMTDDQRFAARRSDVLVYETDVLDEDLTLAGDIMAHLKVATTGTAADWIVKIIDVHPADAETNEEMQDHLRMSNYHLMVRSEVLRGRFRNSFSNPEPFTPNQKTDVNIKLQDVFHTFKKGHKLQVQVQSTWFPLIDLNPQTYVENIFKADESDFKTQTHTVFTDSNIEFSVLK; this is translated from the coding sequence ATGAAAACTTCAGTTCGCATCCTGTTCTTGGGTCTTTGTTTATCATTTGTTGTATTAAGTTGTAAAAAAGTCACAAAAACCGAAGTTGCGGTTGTTGACACTTACGTGGCTGACCACTATACCAAACAAGAAGTTGATATTGAGATGAGAGATGGTATAAAATTGCATACCACTATATATTCTCCAAAAGATACCTCCCAAGAATACCCCATAATCATGCAGCGTACTCCGTATAGTTCCCAGCCTTATGGCGAAGGGAATTTTAGGCCACAGATCGGTCCCAACGAAAATTTGATGAAGGAGGGCAACATCATTGTTTACCAAGATGTTCGCGGAAGATGGTTGAGTGAGGGACACTATGAAAATATGCGGGCTTATATCCCCAACAAGACTTCGGATGATCAGGTGGACGAAAGCTCGGACACCTACGATACCATTGAATGGTTGGTGAACAATGTGGAGAACAACAATGGCAGAGTTGGAGTTTGGGGTATTTCGTACCCTGGATTTTATGCTACCTATGCCACGGTTGATGCGCATCCAGCTTTGAAAGCAGCTTCACCACAAGCCTGTATAGGGGATTTCTTTTTTGATGATTTTCACCATAACGGTGCCTATTTGTTGAGTTATTTTAGAGCCACCTCCCTTTTTGGCACCCCACGCCCCAATGGTGACCAGCCTATTGATACAGCTTGGTATGTGCTACCTGAACTTCCTACGGAAGACCAGTATCAGTTTTTTTTGGATGCTGGCCCGCTTAAAAATTTGGACTATTTCTACGAATATGAAACAGCGGATACACCCAAAATGCGACCCGAGGGTGTTACCGATGACTTTTTCTGGAACGAGCTAAAAGAGCACCCCAATTATGACGAGCTATGGCAAAGCCGTGGACTTATTCAACATTTGAAGGATGTGAAGAGCAGTGTGGCCACCATGATTGTAGGCGGATGGTTTGATGCCGAGGATTTGTACGGACCTTTGGAAACCTATAAAAACATTGAGAAATACAACGATGGAAACTACAACACCATGGTTTTTGGCCCCTGGGACCATGGACGTTGGTCTCAAAGGGATGGCCGTAGCTTAGTAGGCAACTACTATTTTGGTGACTCCATCGCTGAATTTTTCCAAGATAATATCGAGACCAAGTTCTTCAACCATTTTTTGAAAGGGGATGGCGATATGAATTCTGGTCTTCCCGAAGCCTACGTTTTTGACACTGGCAAAAAGGAATGGAAAAAATACAATACATGGCCGCCAGCAAATATGGCAAAACAGACCATGTATCTTTCCGAAAACCAAGAGTTGACCTCGGAACAAAAGGGAGTAGAAGCAATTCAATTTATAAGTGATATTAAAAAGCCGGTGCCTTATTCCGAAGATGTGAAGACGGTTTTCACCCCCAGAAAATACATGACCGACGACCAGCGTTTTGCAGCCCGTCGTTCCGATGTTTTAGTTTATGAAACGGATGTTTTAGATGAGGATTTGACTTTGGCGGGTGATATCATGGCCCATTTAAAGGTGGCTACCACAGGTACGGCCGCGGATTGGATTGTAAAGATCATTGATGTCCATCCAGCGGATGCGGAGACCAATGAAGAGATGCAGGACCACCTCAGAATGAGCAACTATCACCTCATGGTGCGCAGCGAAGTTTTACGAGGTCGGTTTCGGAACAGCTTTTCCAATCCAGAACCCTTTACGCCCAATCAGAAAACAGATGTGAACATCAAACTCCAAGATGTCTTCCATACTTTTAAAAAAGGGCATAAATTACAGGTTCAGGTACAAAGTACTTGGTTCCCGTTGATTGATTTGAATCCGCAGACTTATGTAGAAAATATCTTTAAGGCGGACGAATCGGATTTTAAAACCCAGACCCATACGGTGTTTACCGATTCCAATATTGAGTTTTCGGTTTTAAAATAG
- a CDS encoding O-acetylhomoserine aminocarboxypropyltransferase/cysteine synthase family protein — MSDQKFSTNALHAGHDVSLNGGTRAVPIYQSTAYVFNNSDHAANLFSLAEFGNIYTRINNPTNDILEQRLAALEGGIASVVTASGTGAINTALLVLLKAGDHIVSSNSLYGGTYNLFSVTLPRLGITTTFVDPSDPANFAKAVQENTKAFFVESLGNPKLDVLDLKAISKEAKAAKVPFIVDNTVASPALLNPIEHGANIVIHSLTKYINGNGTALGGAIIDAGTFDWANGKFPEFTSPSPGYHGLVYHDALGPAAFIAKVRIEGLRDHGACLSPFNAFQIIQGLETLEVRMKKHSENALDLAKWLEDRDEVTWVNYPGLESSKYKKLADEYLPKGQSSIVTFGVKGGFESAKKIADETKIFSLLANIGDTKSLIIHPASTTHQQLSDEDQESTGVTKDLIRLSVGLEDLSDLKADLEQAFATI, encoded by the coding sequence ATGAGCGATCAAAAATTTTCAACCAATGCCCTACATGCAGGGCACGATGTTTCTTTAAATGGAGGGACCAGAGCTGTGCCGATTTACCAGAGCACCGCCTATGTATTCAACAATTCAGACCATGCCGCCAATCTATTTTCATTGGCCGAGTTTGGCAACATTTACACCCGAATCAACAACCCCACCAATGATATTTTGGAGCAGCGCTTGGCAGCCCTTGAAGGTGGGATTGCTTCTGTGGTCACTGCCTCAGGAACCGGAGCGATTAACACCGCATTGTTGGTATTGTTAAAAGCGGGAGACCATATCGTATCTTCCAACAGTTTGTATGGCGGGACTTACAACTTGTTCAGTGTAACCCTGCCTCGTTTGGGTATCACTACAACCTTTGTGGATCCTTCTGACCCAGCCAATTTCGCAAAAGCTGTTCAGGAAAATACCAAAGCATTTTTTGTAGAATCATTGGGAAATCCAAAATTGGATGTATTGGATTTGAAGGCCATTTCCAAAGAAGCTAAAGCGGCAAAAGTTCCATTTATTGTGGATAATACCGTGGCGTCCCCAGCATTGCTGAACCCGATTGAGCATGGGGCAAATATTGTCATTCACTCTTTGACCAAATACATCAACGGAAATGGAACTGCCTTGGGCGGTGCCATTATCGATGCTGGGACTTTTGATTGGGCCAATGGAAAGTTCCCAGAGTTTACTTCACCCTCTCCTGGATATCATGGATTGGTTTATCATGATGCTTTGGGGCCTGCCGCATTTATAGCAAAGGTTCGGATAGAAGGTCTGCGTGATCATGGTGCATGTTTAAGTCCGTTCAACGCGTTCCAGATCATCCAAGGATTGGAAACCTTGGAGGTGCGTATGAAAAAACACAGTGAAAATGCCCTGGACTTAGCAAAATGGCTGGAGGATAGGGATGAGGTCACTTGGGTAAATTATCCGGGATTAGAATCTAGTAAATACAAGAAATTAGCTGATGAATACTTACCTAAAGGGCAAAGTAGTATTGTTACATTTGGAGTAAAAGGAGGGTTTGAATCAGCCAAAAAGATTGCTGATGAAACCAAAATCTTCTCGCTTTTGGCCAATATTGGGGATACCAAATCCTTGATTATCCATCCCGCAAGTACCACCCATCAACAATTGAGTGATGAAGACCAAGAGTCTACTGGGGTGACAAAGGATTTGATTCGCCTCTCGGTAGGATTAGAGGATTTATCCGATTTAAAAGCAGATTTGGAGCAGGCTTTTGCCACTATCTAA